The following coding sequences lie in one Fusarium poae strain DAOMC 252244 chromosome 1, whole genome shotgun sequence genomic window:
- a CDS encoding hypothetical protein (BUSCO:49832at5125), giving the protein MTSAVEPAQSNRWFAVPRPIRNLFNHFPLHVYGPEELPVRSPATVRQRPTLYVFVADQDALLGRPSYNPSCLKWQTVLKIAGIEFDIVPSNNHASPSGALPFLLPSSSQPSKPLTGEKIHKYAREHTAHTFPNISSPRLEAYQALLTQNIRPAWLYALYLLPANTSLLKSLYLPSSILLRAPLHQTLRAAATAEILKTTRRATVSPAQLFTDATNALKALSALLGEDKWFFGAEGPGLFDADVFAYIYLIDDDALAWEDNSLGECLEGLQNLRRHREHLYELCWGADKS; this is encoded by the exons ATGACGTCCGCTGTCGAACCCGCCCAGTCCAATCGCTGGTTCGCCGTCCCTCGCCCTATCAGAAATCTCTTCAATCATTTTCCCCTCCACGTCTACGGTCCTGAAGAGCTTCCTGTGCGATCCCCCGCTACTGTGCGCCAACGACCTACGCTATACGTCTTTGTGGCAGACCAAGATGCCTTGTTAGGAAGACCGAGCTACAACCCTTCGTGTTTGAAATGGCAG ACTGTGTTGAAGATTGCGGGTATCGAATTCGATATCGTACCCTCGAATAACCACGCTTCACCCTCTGGCGCATTACCTTTTCTATTACCATCTTCGTCGCAACCATCGAAACCTCTCACCGGCGAGAAAATCCACAAATACGCCCGTGAACATACCGCTCATACCTTCCCCAACATCTCGTCGCCCCGCCTTGAAGCCTACCAAGCTCTCCTAACACAAAACATCCGACCAGCCTGG CTATACGCCCTTTACCTCCTTCCGGCCAATACCTCCCTCCTCAAGAGTCTCTACCTCCCCTCCTCGATCCTCCTCCGCGCACCTCTCCATCAGACCCTCCGCGCTGCCGCAACTGCCGAAATTCTCAAGACAACACGCCGGGCAACTGTCTCGCCCGCTCAGCTTTTCACCGATGCGACTAATGCACTGAAAGCTCTTTCCGCTTTACTAGGCGAAGATAAATGGTTCTTCGGTGCTGAAGGGCCAGGCTTGTTCGATGCGGACGTGTTCGCATACATATATCTGATAGATGATGATGCGCTGGCCTGGGAGGACAACTCATTGGGCGAATGTTTGGAGGGTCTACAAAACTTGAGGAGGCACAGGGAACACCTCTATGAGCTGTGCTGGGGAGCAGACAAGTCCTGA
- the RAS2 gene encoding Ras GTPase ras2 (BUSCO:49053at5125) has translation MAGRMVLYKLVVLGDGGVGKTALTIQLCLQHFVETYDPTIEDSYRKQVVIDGQPCMLEVLDTAGQEEYTALRDQWIRDGEGFVLVYSISSRSSFTRIKRFHHQIQRVKESCASSPSYPGSPISSTNPQLPVPIMLVGNKSDRVTEREVSTQEGHALARELGCEFVEASAKNCINVEKAFYDVVRILRRQRQQASRPSERSSGRTRTGNGDARGGDRDERHRNRNKDRNKSKCVVL, from the exons atggcCGGCCGAATGGTACTATACAAGCTGGTGGTGTTGGGTGACGGTGGTGTGGGAAAGACAGCTCTTACCATCCAGCTATGTTTGCAACACTTTGTTGAAACT TATGACCCTACGATTGAAGACTCATACCGAAAGCAAGTTGTTATCGATGGCCAGCCCTGCATGCTCGAAGTACTGGACACCGCTGGACAGGAAGAGTACACGGCACTGCGAGATCAATGGATTCGTGATGGCGAAGGGTTCGTTCTAGTCTACAGCATCTCGTCACGATCTTCCTTTACTCGCATTAAACGATTTCACCATCAAATCCAACGAGTTAAGGAGTCGTGCGCGTCGTCCCCATCGTATCCTGGCTCTCCTATCTCTTCGACAAACCCGCAGTTGCCTGTACCTATTATGCTAGTTGGCAACAAAAGCGATCGAGTCACCGAGAGAGAGGTTTCCACACAAGAAGGTCACGCCCTCGCCCGCGAACTCGGCTGCGAGTTTGTGGAAGCTTCAGCAAAGAACTGCATCAACGTCGAAAAGGCGTTCTACGACGTCGTTAGGATTCTACGCCGGCAGCGACAACAAGCCTCTCGTCCCTCGGAAAGATCAAGCGGCCGGACGCGAACAGGCAATGGCGATGCAAGGGGCGGCGATCGAGACGAAAGACACAGAAATAGGAACAAGGACCGAAACAAGTCCAAATGCGTGGTATTATGA
- a CDS encoding hypothetical protein (MEROPS:MER0400048~BUSCO:49403at5125) has translation MENPAPTETLEQIQTRHRRELKDLQGRITGKKKNATKKTRKGVNDECAEMERQLQDKQASEIAALNPSESTNNDNNEDDTVPEVEDKPGGDNLAEETQKLSLSQPVEQQQQPGKKRNRQKERMARRAAEQEAEAQRAEEEASNMTNHRAKESEYMKTMFEKHGLVEQDIAPDGHCLFSAVADQLGQNEIPLSDGTTQEPAYKTVRRVASNYMLEHGDDFAPFLEEDLEGYARKMKDTAEWGGQLELMALARQYKAEIRVVQDGRMERIGEEEGVESGKTLWLAYYRHGYGLGEHYNSLRKTS, from the coding sequence ATGGAGAACCCCGCACCCACAGAAACCCTTGAGCAGATCCAGACGCGGCACCGCCGTGAGCTAAAGGATCTGCAGGGTCGCATAAcaggaaagaagaagaatgctACCAAGAAGACTCGAAAAGGCGTCAATGATGAGTGCGCAGAGATGGAACGTCAGCTGCAAGACAAGCAAGCCTCTGAGATCGCTGCCCTGAACCCGAGCGAGAGCACGAACAATGACAACAACGAAGACGATACTGTCCCCGAGGTAGAGGATAAGCCAGGTGGGGATAATCTAGCTGAAGAGACTCAGAAACTTAGCCTTTCGCAACCAGTagaacagcaacagcaacccGGGAAGAAACGTAACCGCCAAAAGGAGAGAATGGCTCGACGGGCTGCTGAGCAGGAAGCCGAGGCGCAGCGCGCAGAGGAGGAGGCATCCAATATGACGAATCACCGGGCGAAGGAGAGCGAGTATATGAAGACGATGTTTGAGAAGCATGGCCTGGTAGAGCAGGACATTGCACCGGATGGACATTGTCTGTTTTCCGCAGTTGCGGATCAATTGGGACAAAACGAAATTCCTCTTAGTGATGGAACTACACAAGAGCCGGCTTATAAGACAGTACGAAGGGTCGCTTCGAATTACATGCTGGAGCACGGAGACGATTTTGCCCCTTTCCTCGAAGAAGATCTCGAAGGTTATGCTCGCAAGATGAAGGACACTGCCGAATGGGGAGGACAGCTCGAGCTCATGGCACTTGCACGGCAGTACAAGGCAGAAATTCGAGTGGTGCAAGACGGGCGCATGGAACGTATTGGTGAGGAAGAAGGAGTCGAGTCGGGAAAGACACTATGGCTGGCATACTACAGGCACGGCTACGGTCTGGGAGAGCATTACAACTCTCTTCGAAAAACATCATGA
- a CDS encoding hypothetical protein (TransMembrane:2 (i41-66o72-91i)) translates to MMDIVSTDAVVPHLAHQSRTARVTTTYLLNPSRFLSIPSSFLIFPFLPSSSSLLCWSLSAIVSAFATASAGTGFYIGILFFVSGHSLHFYFVSNLLTVSPHCGRCHGIVLALHVSSEVDSKRQLSAFPQVYSSIYRTQYCVDTDYLEQGTALVGFRK, encoded by the exons ATGATGGACATCGTCAGTACCGACGCTGTTGTCCCTCATTTAGCTCACCAGTCGA GAACAGCCCGCGTCACTACCACCTACCTCTTGAACCCCTCGAGATTCTTGAGCATACCTTCATCATTCCttatctttcctttcttgCCATCAAGCTCCTCACTTTTGTGTTGGTCTTTGTCTGCCATTGTTTCTGCCTTTGCCACTGCTAGTGCTGGTACTGGCTTTTATATCGGCATTCTCTTCTTTGTATCGGGTCACTCATTGCACTTTTACTTTGTCTCCAACCTTTTGACAGTCAGTCCTCATTGTGGTCGATGTCATGGCATTGTGTTAGCTCTACATGTGAGCAGCGAGGTTGATTCAAAACGCCAGTTGTCTGCGTTCCCTCAAGTT TATAGTTCTATCTATAG AACGCAATACTGCGTCGACACTGATTATCTTGAGCAGGGCACAGCACTGGTTGGCTTTCGCAAGTAA
- a CDS encoding hypothetical protein (BUSCO:3027at5125) has product MGVWETDDEYLSGPAATSLPTPLDTPYRTPSRTSKKSRRSVTPPGPDSSPPQLPNDMGSKRSSRNVTTDETISILDPRRFTPTLHANLVSEILNLRRDQEEKTRQIETLEASLHAVKEEKDSLKQNLTETGKESRSLKRQLSLLEGGSSSALRELAREKEDAVESVADTRKRLETAQKKLRTQEEDSVRVHNLWAQEKEGWESERRKFEHRLHVAESRLQIVLDEVAAYQQTQSKNAHAGATTGHDSEAEESGRENDAASIRTMSMTNSVRFSMTSGIGVLRMNGNTLADELNFDDEDEQSDFDNGRESAMSNYASSFHTRNLSRDSPVKRFHARNQSLESIKRTGSVTRGRLFMNDPVPEALEDEENENETPPIITASKVSYVDTGIQYSPPPSPKLSPVKPATPERLNRTKSSEVECSPRDGEIEANQRRKRVHRPLSFGPLATQVMVSTAVQTSEEPLILPMTPKSPTRPPPPPPVQPPVVEKPLMVASFTQTDRPPTPPSSAAPATPGRLPSPPPLAIPSISVHPPSSRPSTPREPRLPVLHKDFGCQVRLSESTSTAEAAVQTEGIQTDKRLALLPPHLQPSAISSRPSSPNPSSGIDATKNFTPVPGNVPPRNPRRLDRQSFSDQPSSPISLPEDDSFHDIYPGGNDDGPLSSQRAPMKRPPRFSSLFAGFDGGSSDEADDFGDADLSDLEYRTALSAPRPKSISSRFGKRSSTGTTTTIGTIPTSPEQIMVRQGPRVTTELHQPFTVKSGKGFEKSPAAMPSNRASVMRKAAMIQSGIASHQGRPRSPSLTDTKTPPPFPIPTRASSRNVPTSTSAPSDGQRSPTRGDFFQRRGSGRVYRAGSVRKVRSAAALPRHQRHRKQDSRSTAPLSPSTEAPESPGLPPLPKNDITTPRARARHSGQYRHQHKLSTNTDNTFNTYNTGNTLNTSSTDPPSTQSAAQSTNVVDAIAQTMVGEWMFKYVRRRKSFGMPENNGKDDTGNDRHKRWVWLAPYERAILWSSKQPASGSALMGKAGRKLTIQSVLDVKDDNPPPKGVASVFNRSILILTPQRALKFTADSAERHYIWLTALSFLAHSSQAVPENIAAPPAVQNTPMPEFEAPQPKLKRGGIRDSIRLAKGRTIGRAAPPSIPSIPSIPSVPSSQVGDMANFPTIEPAGGFTSRDDSIDAAQPPLIPRFNDRNQAAAHGRKRSNTGGHVPPPLSFRGFSGPITGHQSTNSTTDQSVGTADSDIYQSHTSSNGAWAMSQTGSHRTSEASSHPGNFFDAIGTVRMEAFISPLAFSQINNHPNEQDQFRHSLRRRSKEQRRRRSRSRHRDSYNSRSTRTTNDDYYYGSRTAGEEDFFRDDPFKGF; this is encoded by the exons ATGGGCGTTTGGGAGACAGATGATGAGTATCTGAGTGGGCCGGCTGCTACTTCGCTGCCGACCCCGTTGGATACTCCCTACCGAACACCTTCAAGGACATCAAAAAAGTCAAGACGCTCTGTCACACCACCAGGACCAGATTCCTCTCCCCCTCAACTACCGAATGACATGGGCTCCAAACGATCATCCAGGAATGTCACAACCGATGAAACGATCAGTATATTGGACCCTCGACGATTTACTCCCACCTTGCACGCCAACTTGGTATCCGAGATTTTGAACCTTCGTCGAGATCAGGAGGAGAAAACTCGACAGATCGAAACACTCGAAGCATCTCTGCATGCGGtaaaagaggaaaaggacTCCCTGAAACAGAACCTCACCGAAACAGGCAAGGAAAGCAGATCTCTCAAGCGACAACTTTCTCTCCTTGAAGGTGGATCTTCCTCAGCATTGAGAGAGTTGGCTCGCGAGAAGGAAGATGCCGTCGAATCTGTCGCTGATACAAGAAAGCGACTGGAAACTgctcagaagaagcttcgaaCCCAAGAAGAGGATTCGGTCAGAGTCCACAATTTATGGGCTCAAGAGAAGGAAGGTTGGGAGAGCGAACGACGGAAGTTCGAACACCGACTTCACGTTGCGGAAAGCCGCCTACAAATTGTTCTCGACGAAGTCGCCGCTTACCAACAGACTCAATCGAAGAACGCACATGCTGGGGCGACTACTGGCCATGATAGCGAGGCTGAGGAAAGTGGCCGTGAGAACGATGCTGCAAGCATAAGAACCATGAGTATGACCAACAGTGTTCGGTTTTCTATGACAAGCGGCATTGGAGTGTTGAGAATGAATGGCAACACACTGGCTGATGAGCTGAACTtcgacgatgaggatgagcAAAGTGACTTCGACAATGGCCGGGAAAGCGCCATGTCAAACTACGCATCATCTTTCCATACAAGGAATCTCAGCCGAGACAGCCCGGTAAAGCGATTCCATGCTCGAAATCAGAGCTTGGAGAGTATCAAGAGGACAGGAAGCGTAACTCGCGGTCGACTTTTTATGAACGATCCCGTGCCAGAAGCCTTGGAGGACGAGGAGAACGAGAATGAGACTCCTCCCATTATCACTGCATCCAAAGTTTCGTACGTCGACACTGGAATTCAGTACTCGCCACCACCTTCACCTAAGCTGTCTCCTGTGAAACCTGCGACACCTGAGCGTCTGAATCGTACCAAATCCTCTGAAGTTGAGTGTTCTCCTAGAGATGGCGAGATTGAGGCCAACCAGCGCCGCAAACGTGTTCATCGTCCACTCAGTTTCGGACCTCTAGCGACTCAAGTTATGGTCTCGACCGCTGTTCAGACGAGCGAAGAACCATTGATACTACCCATGACGCCCAAATCGCCTACTCGtccacctccaccacctccaGTGCAGCCTCCCGTGGTAGAAAAGCCTCTTATGGTTGCCTCTTTTACGCAGACCGATCGTCCACCTACTCCCCCATCATCTGCAGCACCTGCAACACCTGGTCGCTTGCCATCACCTCCTCCACTTGCAATTCCAAGTATCAGTGTTCACCCTCCAAGCAGTCGCCCCAGCACACCTAGAGAGCCCCGGTTACCTGTTCTTCACAAAGACTTTGGCTGCCAAGTCAGGTTATCTgaatcaacatcaacagctGAAGCAGCCGTACAGACAGAAGGCATTCAGACAGACAAGCGATTGGCTTTACTTCCCCCTCATCTTCAGCCATCTGCCATCTCCTCGCGGCCTTCTTCGCCCAACCCGTCATCTGGCATTGACGCGACAAAGAACTTTACACCGGTCCCTGGCAATGTGCCACCACGAAACCCGCGTCGATTGGATAGACAGAGCTTTAGCGACCAACCCTCATCTCCGATATCCCTACCTGAGGACGACTCGTTTCATGATATATATCCTGGAGGTAACGATGATGGCCCCCTCTCTAGCCAAAGAGCTCCAATGAAACGACCACCTCGTTTTAGCAGTCTTTTTGCTGGGTTTGATGGCGGAAGCTCTGACGAAGCGGACGACTTTGGCGATGCCGATTTGAGTGATTTGGAGTATCGAACGGCATTATCTGCGCCTCGTCCCAAGTCCATCTCGAGTCGTTTTGGCAAGCGTAGCTCAACCGGAACAACAACTACTATCGGTACCATCCCGACATCTCCTGAGCAGATTATGGTGCGTCAAGGACCTCGAGTTACCACAGAGCTTCACCAACCCTTCACGGTCAAATCTGGAAAAGGATTTGAGAAGAGCCCTGCTGCCATGCCATCCAATCGAGCCAGTGTTATGCGCAAAGCAGCCATGATACAAAGTGGTATTGCTAGTCACCAGGGTCGGCCAAGGAGCCCCAGTCTGACCGACACCAAAACCCCTCCTCCATTCCCTATTCCGACCAGAGCTAGTTCTAGAAACGTTCCAACAAGCACGAGTGCACCTAGTGATGGCCAGAGAAGCCCAACACGGGGCGATTTCTTCCAGCGTCGTGGATCAGGCCGCGTTTATCGGGCTGGCAGTGTTCGTAAAGTCCGTTCTGCCGCTGCATTACCCCGTCATCAACGACATCGTAAGCAAGATAGCCGGTCAACTGCTCCATTATCCCCTTCCACCGAAGCCCCTGAGAGTCCGGGCCTCCCTCCCCTACCTAAGAACGACATTACAACTCCTCGCGCTCGTGCTCGCCATAGTGGTCAGTATAGACACCAGCACAAGCTCTCCACTAATACGGACAACACCTTTAACACCTACAATACTGGAAACACACTCAACACTTCCAGCACCGACCCACCTTCCACGCAGAGCGCCGCCCAGAGCACGAATGTAGTAGATGCTATTGCTCAGACCATGGTTGGCGAGTGGATGTTCAAGTATGTTCGCAGAAGAAAATCTTTTGGTATGCCCGAAAATAATGGCAAGGATGATACTGGCAACGATCGTCATAAAAGATGGGTTTGGCTCGCTCCTTATGAGCGAGCTATTCTGTGGAGCAGCAAGCAGCCAGCTTCCGGAAGCGCCCTCATGGGCAAGGCTGGTCGAAAAT TGACAATTCAATCCGTACTCGATGTCAAGGATGACAACCCTCCACCAAAGGGCGTGGCATCCGTTTTCAACCGATCAATTCTAATTTTGACGCCGCAGAGGGCCTTGAAGTTCACAGCAGACTCTGCTGAACGACACTACATCTGGTTAACAGCATTATCTTTCCTCGCACACTCATCTCAAGCCGTTCCTGAAAACATCGCAGCACCGCCAGCAGTTCAGAATACACCGATGCCTGAGTTTGAAGCACCCCAACCAAAGTTGAAGCGTGGTGGTATAAGAGACTCAATCCGTCTTGCCAAGGGACGTACGATTGGTCGTGCTGCACCACCCAGTATTCCCAGCATCCCTAGCATCCCAAGTGTGCCATCTTCACAGGTGGGAGACATGGCGAATTTCCCAACGATCGAACCTGCTGGAGGATTTACAAGTCGAGACGattcgatagatgcagcgcAGCCCCCACTGATACCACGTTTCAATGATCGCAACCAAGCCGCGGCTCATGGTCGCAAGCGGAGCAACACAGGTGGCCATGTACCACCACCACTTTCTTTCCGAGGATTTTCTGGTCCTATCACAGGTCACCAGTCGACCAACAGCACCACCGATCAGAGTGTTGGGACGGCGGATTCAGATATCTACCAGTCACACACATCAAGCAATGGAGCTTGGGCAATGAGTCAAACGGGCTCACACCGAACATCAGAAGCTTCATCTCATCCAGGCAACTTCTTTGATGCTATCGGTACCGTGCGAATGGAGGCTTTCATTAGCCCATTGGCATTCTCTCAAATCAACAACCATCCTAACGAACAAGACCAATTCCGGCACTCACTTCGAAGGCGAAGCAAGGAacaacgaagacgaagaagtcgAAGTCGACACCGAGATAGCTACAATTCTCGCAGCACCCGTACAACAAACGACGACTACTATTACGGAAGTAGAACAGCTGGAGAGGAAGACTTCTTCCGTGATGACCCTTTTAAGGGATTCTAG
- a CDS encoding hypothetical protein (BUSCO:44201at5125), with translation MSPGELSPLAKVKGLTCDVFGTTVNWRSTVTEELTLRAFRKTSSDLDQDLKTRIQNLTEEDWGRFAQEWRKSYGKFTHGFDPEKHTWKTIDQHHHDSLIELLKAWDLSELYSPSEIESLSLVWHRLNPWDDSSDGLEKLGKTYKTSTLSNGNVALLRDLSDFGNLGFQYLLSAEKFGAYKPNPRVYTGAARELGLEPDQVAMVAAHLSDLAAARTCGLRTVYIERPGEEDWEEDDERYQQAKEWVDLWITADDEGFLTLAQKLKELV, from the coding sequence ATGTCTCCAGGGGAACTTTCACCGCTGGCCAAGGTCAAAGGCCTCACTTGTGACGTCTTCGGCACTACCGTCAACTGGCGCTCAACCGTAACCGAGGAACTCACATTGCGAGCGTTCCGCAAAACCTCTTCCGATCTCGACCAAGATCTCAAGACCAGAATCCAGAACCTCACTGAAGAAGATTGGGGTCGCTTCGCTCAAGAGTGGAGAAAATCATATGGCAAATTTACTCATGGCTTTGATCCTGAGAAGCATACATGGAAGACCATTGACCAACACCACCATGACAGTCTGATCGAGCTCCTGAAAGCCTGGGATCTGTCCGAACTCTACAGCCCCTCTGAGATCGAGTCGTTGAGTCTAGTCTGGCATCGCTTGAACCCGTGGGATGATTCCTCGGATGGCCTTGAGAAACTCGGCAAGACATACAAGACAAGCACGCTCTCCAATGGCAACGTCGCACTACTCAGGGACCTGAGCGACTTTGGAAACTTGGGCTTCCAGTATCTACTCTCAGCTGAGAAGTTCGGAGCTTATAAGCCAAACCCAAGAGTGTACACTGGTGCTGCGCGGGAGTTGGGACTGGAACCCGATCAAGTGGCTATGGTCGCTGCACACCTGAGCGATCTTGCCGCTGCAAGAACATGTGGTCTGAGGACAGTATATATCGAGCGACCAGGGGAAGAGGATtgggaagaagacgatgagagATACCAGCAAGCTAAGGAATGGGTCGATCTTTGGATTACAGCGGATGATGAAGGATTTCTGACTCTCGCTCAGAAGCTCAAAGAGCTGGTGTAG
- a CDS encoding hypothetical protein (BUSCO:9812at5125) — protein MASPLYQASSSSALPESASPSIAPSPSTRNARFSPPNNPSIADIPNFYTHPARTSIFNASGELNFPGSEPANTIDMDTSGLETGMNTRRTGLPSFSRAFSMLVASEAAASTDSSLNNDDDNFFIPSYLENSTYVQKLREAHKVKIQAREATRASSNGISHGSTTSYNQHPLPPGAHRGMSHTVIERPPVVEENDELAPLPTRWNKEDQMTGIEISQDGLSVKHVGPKNQHDRDHEACAVRADHYMPPQCGIYYFEVQILSAKRDDATVSIGFSSRTAGLSRPVGWEPESWGYHGDDGRCFTGQNIGRHFGPGYNVNDVVGCGVNFKENNAFFTKNGVKIGSPFHDIARGKLYPTISLKKPGECIRVNFGQTPFVYNIDDMMREERDKVRKAIQATDGSTILPEWSETELIQHLVLQFLQHDGYVETARAFAEDMRIQKEALNVNPNTVGFEYQSDREDEDANNRQRIRRAILEGDIDRALKYTNAYYPHVLEDNEHVYFKLRCRKFIELVRKAAQLNMRDEAKGIKHSSNQIMDIDLNGSENASWDTDGGENATELAELERSMLEYGQKLQEEYANDQRAEVNKALNEIWALPAYQNPLKEPQVSHLLDRNGRVTVAEELNSAILLSLGKSSRAALELIYAQNSVLLEGLRQDGGEGAFASVSDVLEGIPQPHHN, from the exons ATGGCAAGTCCCCTATATCAAGCTTCAAGCTCCTCTGCTCTCCCCGAATCGGCATCGCCATCCATCGCGCCTTCACCATCCACTCGAAACGCCCGCTTCTCTCCTCCGAACAACCCATCCATCGCTGATATCCCCAACTTTTATACCCATCCCGCTCGTACCTCGATATTCAACGCATCCGGCGAACTCAATTTCCCCGGCTCCGAACCGGCCAACACTATCGATATGGACACTTCTGGGCTCGAGACTGGCATGAACACCAGAAGGACTGGTCTCCCATCTTTCTCTCGAGCTTTCAGCATGCTTGTGGCCTCGGAGGCGGCGGCTTCTACCGACAGCAGCTTAAATAATGACGATGACAACTTCTTTATTCCATCATACCTCGAAAACTCAACATATGTTCAAAAGCTCCGAGAAGCTCACAAAGTCAAGATCCAAGCACGCGAAGCAACACGTGCTTCCTCCAATGGCATTTCACATGGTTCAACTACATCATACAATCAACATCCTTTGCCCCCTGGTGCACATCGAGGCATGTCGCATACTGTGATAGAGCGCCCTCCAGTCGTGGAAGAGAATGACGAACTGGCGCCTCTGCCAACGAGATGGAACAAGGAAGATCAGATGACAGGCATAGAGATCTCACAGGACGGCCTCAGCGTGAAACACGTTGGACCAAAGAACCAGCACGATAGGGACCATGAGGCTTGTGCAGTCCGTGCTGACCATTACATGCCCCCTCAATGCGGGATCTATTATTTCGAGGTGCAGATTCTATCAGCCAAACGAGACGA CGCCACGGTAAGTATTGGGTTTAGCTCAAGGACAGCTGGATTATCACGACCAGTTGGCTGGGAACCCGAGTCTTGGGGCTACCATGGCGATGATGGCAGATGTTTTACGGGACAAAACATAGGTAGGCATTTTGGCCCCGGTTACAATGTCAATGACGTGGTTGGGTGCGGCGTCAACTTCAAAGAAAACAACGCCTTCTTCACTAAAAATGGCGTGAAAATAG GCTCGCCTTTCCATGATATTGCCAGAGGCAAGCTTTACCCAACAATCAGCCTCAAGAAGCCTGGCGAGTGCATTCGGGTCAACTTTGGACAGACTCCTTTTGTCTACAATATCGACGACATGATGCGA GAAGAGCGCGATAAAGTGCGTAAAGCCATCCAAGCTACTGATGGATCAACGATTCTACCGGAGTGGTCCGAAACAGAGCTCATCCAGCACTTGGTTCTTCAATTCCTCCAGCATGATGGCTACGTGGAGACTGCCCGAGCTTTTGCAGAAGATATGAGAATTCAAAAAGAAGCTTTGAATGTTAATCCAAACACTGTGGGGTTTGAATATCAGAGCGATAGggaagacgaagatgctAACAACCGCCAAC GTATAAGGAGAGCAATACTTGAAGGGGACATTGACAGGGCCCTTAAATACACCAATGCGTATTACCCTCATGTGCTAGAAGACAACGAGCATGTCTACTTTAAGCTACGCTGTCGTAAATTCATCGAGCTAGTGCGTAAGGCGGCGCAGCTCAATATGCGGGACGAGGCAAAGGGAATCAAGCACTCCAGTAACCAGATCATGGATATTGACCTCAATGGAAGTGAGAATGCTTCATGGGACACCGACGGAGGCGAAAACGCGACCGAGCTTGCTGAGCTTGAGCGCAGTATGTTGGAATATGGCCAAAAGCTGCAAGAAGAATATGCCAATGACCAACGGGCAGAAGTGAACAAAGCTCTCAACGAGATCTGGGCTTTGCCGGCATATCAGAACCCCCTGAAAGAGCCTCAAGTGAGCCATCTCTTGGATAGGAATGGGCGGGTTACCGTAGCGGAAGAGCTCAACTCAGCCATTTTGC TTTCTCTTGGGAAATCATCTCGGGCAGCTTTGGAGTTGATTTATGCCCAGAACAGTGTGCTGCTTGAGGGACTTCGTCAAGATGGTGGCGAAGGAGCCTTTGCCTCAGTCAGCGATGTTTTGGAGGGCATCCCTCAACCACACCACAACTAG